One Helianthus annuus cultivar XRQ/B chromosome 12, HanXRQr2.0-SUNRISE, whole genome shotgun sequence genomic region harbors:
- the LOC110893456 gene encoding uncharacterized protein K02A2.6-like, whose protein sequence is MCDRCQRTDNISSKDEMPQNPIQVLEVFDVWGIDFMGPFPSSSGNRYILVAIDYVSMWVEAQALPTSDARVVVRFLKKLFTRFGVPKAIISDRGTHFCNSIMDKALARYGVTHCLSTAYHPQTSGQVENANRGVNRILEKTVGKSRKDWSEKLDDALWAFHTAYKTPLGTTPFMIVYGKVCHLSVELEHRALWALKTVYLDLTEAARRRFFQIHELEALRDATYERSWSIKGKTKAFHDRRLRRLKEFKVGDKVLLFNLRLKLIAGKLKSRWTGPYLVKEGFPYGTVELYDEVDKGVWKVNGHRLKHYLGGPIDTTEEEDIPLEDPPTFTEQ, encoded by the coding sequence ATGTGTGACCGTTGCCAACGTACCGacaacatctcatccaaggatgaaatgCCCCAAAATCCCATCCAAGTTCTTGAAGTCTTTGACGTctggggtattgatttcatgggtCCTTTCCCCTCATCGagtgggaataggtacatcctcgtggccATTGACTATGTCTCAATGTGGgtggaagctcaagctttgcctaCTAGTGATGCCAGAGTGGTGGTGAGGTTTCTAAAGAAGTTATTCACACGTTTCGGAGTTCCTAAAGCCATCATAAGTGACCGTGGTACGCATTTTTGCAATTCCATCATGGACAAGGCACTTGCACGCTACGGTGTCACTCACTGTCTTTCTACCGCATACCACCCGCAAACTAGTGGCCAAGTAGAGAATGCAAACCGAGGGGTGAATAGAATCCTAGAAAAAACGGTAGGAAaaagtagaaaggattggtcggaaAAGCTCGATGATGCATTGTGGGCATTCCACACCGCTTACAAAACACCGTTAGGAACCACGCCCTTCATGATTGTGTATGGCAAAGTGTGCCATCTTTCTGTAGAATTAGAACATCGAGCACTATGGGCTTTAAAAACCGTTTACCTTGACCTTACCGAAGCCGCAAGGAGGAGATTCTTTCAAATACATGAATTAGAGGCTCTAAGGGACGCCACCTATGAACGATCTTGGAGTATCAAGGGAAAGACTAAGGCGTTTCATGATAGGAGGTTGCGAAGGTTGAAGGAATTtaaggtaggtgataaagtgctattgttcaatttaagattgaaattgaTAGCGGGGAAGTTGAAATCGAGATGGACCGGACCGTATTTGGTAAAGGAGGGGTTTCCATACGGTACCGTCGAGTTGTATGACGAAGTTGATAAAGGTGTGTGGAAGGTAAATGGTCATCGGCTGAAACACTACTTGGGAGGTCCCATTGATACTACCGAGGAGGAAGACATTCCTCTAGAGGACCCACCCACCTTCACCGAACAATGA